Sequence from the Syngnathus acus chromosome 13, fSynAcu1.2, whole genome shotgun sequence genome:
ctgcCACCACCTACTACAGCACTGtcactgtctttttttaaagtcacacacacacacatgcaggtttttttttttaaagtcacacgctcacacacatgcacaccgtCAAATGTGCGTATCAAATTCATGGTGcctgcacacaagacaggcaagtGTACAACTACAATAAAAGATATTCTTCTTGAAATGATAAAACTTCTGGGTCGGAAGATTCTCTCGCAACGTAAAGCGTTTCGAATTATTATGGCTTCGATGTCTGTTAGAGTTGATGCATtattttgatcgtatgattatgttggaatgttgaCTAGAATCATTAACTTTTTTAAAACCTTCCATTTTACCTTGACTCGTTGAAACTTTCCACATTCCCTGCagtgttgaaactttccaaatgatgTGGAAATATTCTTCCTTAGTTAGTtatctaaaatgctccactagtaTCTGTTTGCACAACCTTGTAAAAGAAAGACCTAAGACCCTCTGCACAGATTAACCAGTTTGCAGAGGTGACCCAGAAACCTGTTCACCCCCAAAACCTGTTCActttcacccccaccctgctttctctcaataaatattctcttgcaagaggcgAAAGTCAGACTGCTTTCAAGCATTTCTGTACCACACAGGGTGCTGATGACTTTCTACGCTTAAAGTCCCcaaaaagtcccaatgatcgtcgtcacacacacatctgggtgtggtgaaatttgtcctctgcatttaacccatccccgtgtgattttgatccatcccctgggggagaggggagcagtgagcagcagtggtGTCACGCtctggaatcatttggtgatctaaccccccaattctaAACCTTAAtcctgagtgccaagcagggaggcaatgggtcccatttttatagtctttggtatgacccggccggggtttgaaccaaccttccagtctcagggcggacactctaccactaggccactgagttgGTTACAAGCTTGCAAGCGTAAAATGGGCAAACTGTCtcacgtgtggttcttgcataAAAGGTAGAGTGGGGAAAACTCTATTAATGTCGATCGGATTTTGAATGAATGGCCAATCCATGATTAACTGCTTTCTTTGTGTGGGAGGAGACAGGTAGAAACTCTGGGTCTTTTATAGTAAACCTGCCAGCGAGCAGGTTATGTTAGCAGAGTAAGTTACCGCAGTAACTGGCCCAGAGTTCTGGAACGGATAACTCAGTTTCCCTCATCTCCGGGTTAACTTAGACATTTCACTTAACCCACTTTCTCAAATACCCCTCAGAAATAAACAATAAGCAGCAATAACAAACGTTAGAACCTTACTAACATGTACCGTGATTTCAGAAATTGTAAACATGATTCACacataattattttcattttattttcataatgtTTCAGTTATTTTCCTGAAAAATGTATATCTATAATCTTGTGCTGTCGTTACGTGATATCTGTcaacattatttaatttggttttatttaattttattatcttcataatgttttatttttctttctgaaaAATTTATGTCTTTAATCTTGTTCCGTCGTTACGTGATATCTGTCAACATTGTCAACAATTTTAGGTTAAAGAGCGTTTTCGAACCATTTAATCAACAAATGTTTGGCAAACagggggattctgccagatgTTTCCATTTTACTCATCGAACCAATGCAGAtgttacaaaatgacaaacatcGGCGGATACCGATTTTAATACGATATATCGTGCATCCCTACTTTTAAGTCCCGCAGACCTTCCACCGCTTGGATGACAAGAAAAGGTTTCAACATCGAGTGGCAGACATTGTGCTAATGCTGTAATGTAAACAATGGTACCGTCTCGGTACACTAAaacagctgaaaaaaaaagtaagaattaaaaaaaactgtaaaacTTACGAGGCCCAAGTTCCTTACTCACAGTTCTCAAAGCCTGCTCCTGTACTTTTGTCCCGGTATTGTTACTTTGACTTATTGTAGTTCTCGGATGATCATCTTTTTGTGCATTAGGTTCTCTACTTTCACCACAAAGTCCACCGGTACACAACGCAGTGTGTCACGTGGTACGTTCTCAAAGCCGATTGGCTCACACAAGGTGTAGTGCAGGCGTGTCAAACTCAGTTTGGCTCTGGGGCCGGATCCAGACTTTCTGTTCTCAGGTGGGCCGGATCAGTAAAAGAATGTCAACTCCAACTatttagctttgtttttcagtaCTATGCTTTATCATTCAGCCTACATTTGTAGCCTACCCTACATATTATAATCACGGATGACAAGGGATCTTTTCTAAGCACAACACATTTATTCACAaacaatggagaaaaaaaatgattttcatgTTTGGCATTGAATGTGTTAACAACTGGTTTATTTTAACAGTTGAGTGATTGCAGTTTTACACCTGAACCAACTCACCACACTAAACAAACTCAAGTGGgagctatgaaaaaaaatgttttgccttaATTGTCATACtgctttgaaataataataaataaaaatacaaaataaatgttttagcAGTGCATGGGCAATAAGATTAGACTACATCAGCTCAAACTACTGGGCTGGGCCTACTGAAGCTGAGAATATACTGCACAATATTAATTGTCTTTAATATGAAACCAGATTaatcttatttttaatgatctgTATTCATGAGTGCAAACAAATGTCGTGTCATCacacttttttctctctctcactgcactcctgcagtctacttgctgctgctggctccTGAAACTTGGCATCTTTTTGCCTTTACAAGTGCGTCGATATCAGGTGTCAAATCCTGAGTAGCAgcacatttaacaatgtcattCAAGTGTTCATTTGTCAACCTTGAGCgctgctttgttttattattgttcatCACGGAGAACACCTGTTCACAAAGATAAGTAGTCCCAAACATGGAGAGAACCTTTGCAGTCATGGCTGTTAATTTGGGGTAACCTGGCACAAGATACTGATAAAACGTATCCAATCCCACGGACCCAAATTTATCCTTCATAGCGGAATCGCACTGCAAGTCAATAAGCTCGAGCTGAATGTCCGCTGGCACATCAGAAGGCTTCACTGTAAATGGCGAGCGAAAAAAGCCGAACTTGTTCTCAAGTTCACTGAAAACCTGAAACCTCCGCTCAAACTCTCGCAGCAAATCTGTTATGTTGTCTTTATATTTATCCAAATCGGGACGATCCGGTGCCTTCGGACGCACAGCTGTGAGACATGAGAAGTGCGTGGTGTCACCGCTGGATAGCTGCGTCTCCCACAGTGACAGTTTCATCTTGAACGCACTTATGCTGTCGTAATATTGAGTGACAACTCTGTTACGGCCCTGCAATGTAGTGTTAAGTGTATTCAAGTGTTGCGTAATATCTACCATGAAGGCAAGATCCTGCACCCATTCCTTGCATTGAAGTTCCTTTACTGGGCGTCCCTTCTTCTCCATAAAATGTCCAATTTCGCCTCGTAGCTCAAAGAAGCGCTTGAGTACTGCACCTCTGCTTAACCAGCGCACGTCAGTGTGGTATGGTAGGCCAGCACGAATGTCATGATCACTGAGAAATGAGTCAAACTGGCGGTGATTTAGACCGCGAGCTCTGATGAAATTGACAGTTTTCACAACCACGCTCATAACATGGTCCATTTGCAGTGTTTTGCAACATAACGCCTCCTGGTGCAAAATACAGTGAAATGCCCAAAACTCCTGTCCTCCATTTGCGGTCTGTACTTTGTCACGGACTTTTGTGGCAACGCCTGCCTTTCTCCCCACCATTGATGGCGCACCGTCGGTCGCCAGGCTCACAGCACGGGACCAGTCCGCCTCCACCTTGTCCAGCGCTCCAACGAGAGCGCTGAAAATGTCCTCTGCTGTTGTGGTGTCATTAATGGGCACCAATTCAAGCAGCTCCTCGGTGATGGTCAAAGTTTCATCAACACCTCTAATGAATATGGCCAGTTGAGCAATATCTGTGACATCGGTGCTCTCATCTATTGCAATTGAAAATGCGataaatgatttgattttctcTTTCAATTGGCTGCTCAAGTCACTTGAGAGTTCTGTCACCCGATCTGCGACAGTGTTCCTCGTTAGACTAATATTGGCAAAGGCAGGTCTCTTTTCAGGGCACACGACTTCTGCAGCCTTCAGCATGCAAGTTTTTACAAACTCCCCATCAGCAAATGGCTTGGATGCCTGCACCAGCTCGTTGGCAATAATGTAGCTGGCTCTTACAGCCCCATCAGCGATATCGCGGCTGCGCGTAAAAGCAGACTGCTGTTTCTTCAGACCAGCGACCAATTTGTTTATCTCGTCTTTTCTTATTTGTCCTTTCAAGTGGTCATACTTGTCTTTATGATGAGTCTCGTAGTGGCGCCGAATATTAAATTCTTTGAACACTGCAACTTGCTGATTACAAACCAAGCACACTGGTTTTGTCTTCACTTCtgtgaataaataattctCAGTCCATTTTTCCTGGAAAACCCTGCACTCCGtgtccacttttcttttttttgacagtgcCATTTTGGGAAGGGTGTGTTGACCGATAACTTGTTTAGTAGTAGTTATTTCTAGTTGGACACCACGTTGCGAATGTTTCTTTCCTGGTACTAACTCGTGTCAGTGCCGCATGCTGGACGTGAGCTCTTTTACACATTTACTGCCCTCTAGCGGCCGGAGGGAGCATttgagttgtatttattttaaagaatCATAACTTTTGATAGAAATGAGCTAGTGACTCGCTTCTTTTTTTGACATACTCAGAAATTTATGACGGGCCGGATTAAATCATCCAACGGGCCgggtccggcccgcgggccgtatgTTTGACATGCCTGGTGTAGTGCATAAAAAGTTAACATTCTTTATATCCAGCGGAGAGGTGGGCAGAGTGAATTTGTGTTGTGCGTCCCATGCTCCAAATGCCTCATCTGCGCCTCATCTGCGCCGCTCTGCACTCGCGCGACCGCATTGACTGCCACTGCCAGAAACACTGGCAAGATATTTGTGAATGCATCAGCCtcaaaaaggttggtgacccctgctctacatgTGTTTTAAAATTGATGATATTCACACTTACCTTTTGCAAAACCTTCATCATTAGCAAAATGGttgaaaaaacaggaaaaaaacactCGTCAACACCGGTGAGAATTCAGTTTGCGAGGACAAAAGGTTAATTTGCGTCTTATCTTTTGGCCACTCAAATAACAGTTGGTCTAATTGTGAACATTGCATTGGCACACACCGCTGAGGCATTTTGTCAAAAAACGCGCTGACAATGACAAAGAGCAGTGAACGGGACAATCCACAGTACAATGGCT
This genomic interval carries:
- the LOC119132870 gene encoding general transcription factor II-I repeat domain-containing protein 2A-like; its protein translation is MALSKKRKVDTECRVFQEKWTENYLFTEVKTKPVCLVCNQQVAVFKEFNIRRHYETHHKDKYDHLKGQIRKDEINKLVAGLKKQQSAFTRSRDIADGAVRASYIIANELVQASKPFADGEFVKTCMLKAAEVVCPEKRPAFANISLTRNTVADRVTELSSDLSSQLKEKIKSFIAFSIAIDESTDVTDIAQLAIFIRGVDETLTITEELLELVPINDTTTAEDIFSALVGALDKVEADWSRAVSLATDGAPSMVGRKAGVATKVRDKVQTANGGQEFWAFHCILHQEALCCKTLQMDHVMSVVVKTVNFIRARGLNHRQFDSFLSDHDIRAGLPYHTDVRWLSRGAVLKRFFELRGEIVGDAAIQR